A window of Pedobacter lusitanus contains these coding sequences:
- a CDS encoding deoxyguanosinetriphosphate triphosphohydrolase codes for MNWKKLLSAKRWGNEDRFAGNEKEARSEFQRDYDRIIFSSPFRRLQNKTQVFPLPGSVFVHNRLTHSLEVASVGRSLGTIFYNRMKEADPNIDETCPLLVEVGNIIASACLAHDLGNPAFGHSGESAISHYFTTGDGKIYKDRVSEAQWEDLINFEGNANALRILTHAFAGKGTGGFALTYATLASIAKYPCAAVAGHDRTNIYTKKYGFFQAEQSGFKKIAEEMGLIRVQDEPLVYKRHPLVYLVEAADDICYNIIDLEDAHRLKILSYEEVESLLLPLCNDVKLPARLAEMEDDDAKITLMRAKSISTLIGQCSQVFYDNQEAILNGDFNVSLMDAIHEPFLSIMKYIERISIKKIYNYSSVVQIEVAGYKVMGGLLEEFIPAYLNNESKYHKKLVELIPNQFKTKETDDYTKILCVLDFVSGMTDIYAVEMFRKIKGISFPSMS; via the coding sequence ATGAATTGGAAAAAATTATTGTCTGCTAAGCGTTGGGGAAATGAAGATCGTTTTGCCGGAAATGAAAAAGAGGCAAGATCTGAGTTTCAGCGTGACTATGACAGAATTATCTTTTCTTCTCCATTCAGGAGGTTACAGAACAAAACACAGGTATTCCCTTTACCGGGAAGTGTGTTTGTTCATAACAGACTGACTCATAGTTTGGAAGTGGCAAGTGTAGGGAGATCTCTGGGAACTATTTTTTATAACAGAATGAAAGAGGCTGATCCGAATATAGATGAAACCTGTCCTTTACTGGTAGAGGTTGGTAATATCATTGCTTCGGCTTGTCTGGCACATGATCTGGGAAATCCGGCTTTCGGACATTCCGGCGAATCCGCTATCTCTCATTATTTTACTACCGGAGACGGGAAAATTTATAAAGACAGGGTCAGTGAGGCGCAGTGGGAAGACCTGATCAATTTTGAAGGAAATGCGAATGCACTAAGAATATTGACTCATGCTTTTGCCGGAAAAGGTACGGGCGGCTTTGCTTTGACCTATGCGACACTGGCTTCGATTGCAAAATATCCCTGCGCTGCTGTAGCAGGGCACGACAGAACGAATATTTATACCAAGAAATATGGCTTTTTCCAGGCCGAACAAAGTGGATTTAAGAAGATAGCGGAAGAAATGGGGCTGATCAGGGTTCAGGATGAACCGCTGGTTTATAAGCGCCATCCACTGGTTTACCTGGTTGAAGCTGCGGATGATATTTGTTATAATATCATTGATCTGGAAGATGCACACCGCCTCAAAATTCTTTCTTATGAGGAGGTGGAAAGTCTGCTTCTTCCTTTATGTAATGATGTGAAATTGCCGGCACGTTTAGCTGAAATGGAGGATGATGATGCAAAGATTACGCTGATGCGTGCAAAATCTATCAGTACATTAATCGGGCAATGTTCTCAGGTATTTTATGATAACCAGGAAGCTATTTTAAATGGTGACTTTAATGTGAGTTTAATGGATGCGATTCATGAGCCTTTCTTATCCATTATGAAGTATATCGAGCGGATCTCTATCAAAAAGATTTATAATTACTCTTCTGTTGTACAGATCGAGGTTGCCGGTTATAAGGTTATGGGAGGCTTGCTGGAAGAGTTTATTCCTGCTTATCTGAATAATGAGTCGAAGTATCATAAAAAACTGGTTGAGCTGATACCTA